In Miscanthus floridulus cultivar M001 chromosome 8, ASM1932011v1, whole genome shotgun sequence, the sequence TTCATTTCATCCCTCGGGATTATGTCCACCAGGAAGTCATATATATCAGTCCTGGTGATGGCAGCTGCAATGTCGTTCTTCTGCAAGGTCCGGCGTTTGTTCTCCTCTGTGTGCATCCATGACCTCAATGTCAGCTCTAATATGAATACCTCGCATGCCTTCGCAAAGACAACGGGAGCTTCTGCAGAGATCATCCGCACATCCTCATCAGCCTTCATTATCTTCTTTATCCTTGCAAGTGGCAAGGTGTGGTTCTTGAAGTCAGTTGTTTGCTCGATGTCATCCATCTGGGTAGTCCAGAACTCcctgagctgctgctgctgctgctgctgaagttGTTGGTGAAATTGCTGAGCCTGCTGGTAGACCATCTGGTGCTGAGCACTGAGTTGAGCTGGATTGGGGAATGGTGCTGCTGGCTGTGAGCCAGGAGGAACAGCAGGAGCTCCAGGTACCATTGTGGGTGGTTCAtagtcagcagcagcagcaggataaGGTTGTGACCTAACACCCATCACTGGCTGAGGCTGTGAGGATGGTTCCATCTTGTTTGTCCAAAATCAATGATTGTCCTGACCCTGGGAAAACAATTGCAAATTTGATCAGTTTTTTCTTCCCATCCACATCAGCCAGAAACATTACAAAATTACAGGTTATAACACTTCTAAAAGTGCAAAAGACATATTGCAGGTTATAACACTGTTAAAATTCTCAGATCTATGTAGATGGATGGGACTGGGAATGCCTTTTGTGTAAGGAAAAAAATCACAGGCCTTTATCTTAATATTCTTGTAGCTTGAATGCTACCCTTGAGAGCAGCAAATAATCTGACTGAAGTTACAAAAGATGCTTGCTTGTAAAATTTCATCTTAAGCACAAAGTCATCTTAGAGCAACTGCAGTTGCGCTATAGCACATTGGCATAACATTTATCTTGATGGTTGATTTCAATTATCACAAACACAGAAACTTCCATTAAACATGGAACAAACATATGATTACATCGAACAAGTGAAATCACATATGATTACATCGAACAAGTGAAATCACAAGGGGGTGTATCCTCAAAGAACACACAAGAACTGGTACGCAGTAAAGtagacaagttttttttttttaaaaaagaataaTTCACAAGATCTATTAACTTTGTCCCTAATTCCCTATTCCCTCCGGTTTCCTAAAGGATGTCGTTTTGGACAGCGCCACGGTCTCCAAAAAACAACTTTGACCGttactttttgctataaaatatttgtaaaatatagtcaatatatacttttatgaaactacattatgagatgaatctacttacatcactttcatatttccaaactctacccaaaagaatttatttgtagttaaagtttaaaatgtttgacttaagacaatctCAAAACGACATCCTTTAGGAAACCGAAGGGAGTATAATGCATGACAGGAAGGCAAAATTACCTTTCATGCTCCCACTTTCAATAATTTAAAAATAGGTATTTGCACAACCAATCAGTCCCTGCCAGTATTGGTCAAACAGGTTACGGATTTTGCAAATAGCTTTGATGATGAAAAAAAACTTAGTTCAACGGTTCACTTGCCATTATCTCTATTACAGATAGCAAGAACATATTTAAAGTTTTCATAATAATCTCTTTTCAGAATCAGTTACCAAAAATGAGGTGTAGTATGTTCTGCACGTAAGCTTAAGCTAGGCTGCAACTGCCTAAATAGAACTTATTAAATAACATGGCGATTTAGTGGTTTCTTGGGTAGTTGGCTTAGGTGGAGTAAAGCTGACATGTGTCTTGTCAACATGATACGCACTGTGAAGAACTCAACATCTTGCAAAAAATCAGATTCAATGGATGCATTGGAGCAAAAGTTCGCCTGTAAATTAAGTTTTGAGTTGAGAAGGGGAAACAGTACATTCTAGAACTACTATATCATGTTAAATACCAAACTACAGGTCCAGAACCAAATTAATCATCACATCTAAGCTCTTGCAGAAATGTAATCCATCTGCAATCTGGGACTAGCACTCAGAGAAACATGGTAATGTGCCCACTTGGAACTACTTAGTTCCCATGTCACACTAAAAGAAATTACATGCCAAACTTAAGATAACATCCATGCCATTAGTTACAACATTATCAAAGATAGATGGAAGCTTAAATTCTGTTAAGGCAGGTCCTTGCCAAGATTGGATGTGCTAGTAATTTCATATGGGCATATGATGATGTATATGAATCATGAATTCTGTTAAGGCAGGTCCTTGCCAGGTCTCCTTTCCCTACATAGGCACAAACATGATTCGACGTCTGAAAGGAATATTCTCAATTCTTGAGAGTTCACGAGCAGACAAATGACAAGAGCATTATAGTATCAGCCACCCTCACTACTCACTACTCACTACTCACTACTCAGCATGATCAGTCTGTAACTGGCATGAGTACAACAGTCAACAAAAAAGTTCTTGTACACATCACTAAAGCAGATGCGCTGGACTACCGGAGCAGTACCGAAGGTCAGGCTGTAGACGAGTCAACCAGGTCTTCTTCGAAGAAGACGCCGTGCAACAATATTCACTTACTCAGAGCAGCCGTAGTCTATTTTTAGAAGTCAAACCAGTACCAAAGCAAAGCAAGGGATTACCATCGAACGGCATAGGGGGGATCCATTAAACACGGAAAAATCGGAGTTGAATAACATCTACTAGTACCACTAGCCCAACACATACCGGAGGAGCATATAACCCACCCAAAAGGATCCGGGCTTGATTCATCACAGAAACGCAAAGATCGTGCAGGAAAAGGAGAGAAGGAAATCaaggagaggagaaagaggaggaggacgagatACGCACCTCGAAGGACCTTGAACCGCCGCAGTCACCGCCGTGTCTACTCCAACCCTAGCAAGGAAAACGGATGaggaaaaggggaaggggaaggaggaGGGGATGACGCGATAGCCGATAGGGATGAGACCGACGAGACGAAAGCGGCTTACCTGGATCCGGCGCGAGCGGTGGCGGCGCTCGTCGCCTGCGGCAGCCGGCAGCACTGGCGGCGGATTCGGGAGTCGGGAGCGCTGGCAGCTGTCAGCCTGTCGCGGAGTCGGGGGCGTTTTTTCCTGGCCTCGGGTGGAGTGGGCCTGGTTCCCGGATGGGCGGGATTCGGCCCAGATCCCGTCCGATCCATACATGCTCAAATGAGGCCTAGGGCCCTTTGGCACGGATTCTCCGACTCCCACCTGCAATCCTATGTGCTGCACCGTTCAATGGAGCCATATTTTTCTCTCTTCCCTATCCCCTCTCACATCCTCCACTCCTAGTTGCTCTTTGGTAGGGCTCCAGACAGCTCCGGCTCCCACCTATAAAAAACAAAacctgaaaaacactgtttataAGAGCCAAAACTCTCTCTCCATCCTCTCCTTCTCACAGAGCTGGTGAAGCCAAAATTTTTAGCTTCACCAGCTCCTATGGGCTTtgtgaaagggagagagagagagagttttagCTCCTATGAATAGTGTTTTTGCTGGCTTTTGTAGGTAGGAGCCGGAGGTGTCGGGAGTCATACCAAAGAGGGCCTGGCTCTATGAGAGGAAGATGGAAGAGAGAAATATAGCTCTAGGGAACAGTGTAGCACAGTAGAGTTTCAGGTAGAAGCCGGAGCAGCCTGATTCCGTGCCAAAGGGGCCTCATTCACTAGCAGAAGCAGATCAAATCCAAGTGATTTAAAAAAAAGTTTATCTAACCTCCCTCGCCTATAGGCGTCGATAGGGCGAATTGAACGGACCCGCTGACGTAGGAGCCCAATATGAGAACAGCAGTTACATTCCATAGGTAGACATGATCTTAAAAAAATCCATAAATAGGCACAAGAAGCTACCTAAGAAGTCAGAACAAAACACAGATACGTAGCATCGATAAACGGTAATGTTGGGTATAGGACGTCCGTCCGTCCGGACGGCGCCGATGGTGGGCCGCGATGCAGCCCAGCGACTGCTCATCCACTCGCCATCGCCCCCAACCATTCTAAAAAACCTTCTTATCCCTTCCGCTCCCTCCTCTCCACCACAGCGCCTTGCGGCTGCCACTCCGTTCGTCCCATCCTGAACGCGGATGCCACTATGCCTCGATGTTGCCACGCGCCCCATCCGGCGTCGCTCGCTTGCCCCCGTAGCGAGCACTTCTCGCTCCTCCTGTCGCgcgctggtgctggtggtgctcactTCGCCCATCACGCGGGCCGCTCGTCCGACTGAGCCAAGACTGGTGCTGGTGGCCGTGGTGCGTGCACGCCACTGTTGCTAGTGCGCCCGCCCGGCAGAGCCAAGCCCGTtgctggtggcggtggtgctcaCGCGTCGCCGCTCGCTACCGGCTTCAACCCCGGCAGCTGGAATCGACCGGCCCCGGTCtccccctcccctatgttgcatatgtatgttttaattgtttcggacgtttcagatgtatgttgcaattgttccaTTTTGattttgcaaaagtagattggggatgttgcacatgttacaagtgtttcagatgcatgttgcaagcgtttattcaaaatatttcatctatttccagacatatgttgcaatcgttttttatctagatgttgcatatgtttcacacatatgttgcaacagcaTGTTCCAAAATATTTtagttgtttcagtcttatgttgcaacaagtggtttcatgttgcaagttgcaagtgttattttttggatgtttcatgtgttccacacacatgttgcaagtgcatgttccaagggtttcatctgtgttttcaaacgtatgttgcattcaagttttttttcatgttgcaagtgttttacgtTGTTCGGCCGGGGGGCAGGCGGACGGTGCGTGCGGTGCgctgggtgggtgggggggggggggctatagACCGGGGCGCTGGGGTTGGGCGGACAGGTGCTGTGGTCAGGGGCACGCCGGGTCCCAGCTCTCAAGTGTCGCCGATGCGGAGAGAGAGAAGCGGGTCTAGGGAATGACTGGCGGGCGCAGATACGGGGACGTAGTGCGCTCGTGGAGCAAGGCAATGGCGGGCCGGGGCAGGCTGCGCGGGTGTCGGTCCGGACGTTCGGACGCTAGCCACACCCATTGATAAACAGACCAACCAAACAACTACAGAGCAAGTTAAGGCAGGGGATCATTGGGCACCTCACACGTCTGAAGTCTGAACCAGAGCCCAAATCCTAGTTCAGGAAATGCATGTAAATCTGAAACACCCAGAAGCACGTGTTTTCGTTGCTTCCATGATTGAAGAGTACTGTGCCTGCGTAATGGCATACACATATATACGGACGTGCCAGCAGCTGCAATGTGGCCTCTGCAATATCACCCAATACTCGATCTTACGTTAATCACCATGACCATCTACTAGTTGAGTCCTTGTAATCTTCTATCTACAGATAAAAGAAAGGTCCGATAAGTcaagcctgttcgctggttggtttttgagCTGATAAGTccagctggtgctggtttgttgtgagagaaaacactgtaccatagttgataagccatggctgaaaccaacaagtgaacAGAGCCAGTGTCGGTAGCTGCAGTAGCATGACAAATAGCCCTGCAAATTATCCATGGGAAACATAAATTACAGGCTTACAGCACTACCCCCATGAGAGGACAGgcatgttcgggaggccgtatcgtatcgtggattatttactgctggctggtttggtgtgagagaaaaacactatttccggctggaaatttacgatcgcttACGagtaagcgaacaggctgatgttGGTGAATGTATGCCAATGCAATGCGACACAAAAGACTCCTGTTTACTTCCCATATTTGCAGTATTAACCATAATCAAAAGATGTCATGACACAATGTTTCTCaaacaaaaatattatagattACTCCCTACTTCGCGAATAAATTAAATATCATCACAGTCCGCACCCTACTTCGCGAATTATTTTACCCATGATGCATATTGTATGAATACAATAATCTAATTACAAAGACATATATAATCATATAATGCATACCTACATGACCGGAAGCACCTCTGATATTGCATTATTGTTATTGCAGAGTGCGTCTTCTTTTGGTCATAAGTTACGGTACTTCAAGAAACCATCAACAAAGAAAAAATGGGTGCTGTGATTATCAAATTGCTACTAGATGTCTAGTTAATAAAAGCAGTAATGAGCGGTGGTACCCTAATCGTGCCACTACATTTttcattaaaaaaataaaatatgcatgcatACTCCTAGATAGTAGAAACTGGTGTAAGAAAACTAACAGAAATCGAAGTTTTACCATTCTACTTAATCCAATCTCGGATGCATACGAGAGCCTCAATTGTTTTGATATTCAATTTGCTCCATTGCTTACTAATTCCTGGCCCCTCGCTGCTTAATGCTGCCTCACAATGAACAGCAGAACCAGGCATTGCCAAGATGTCATGTGCCATGACAGAGAGAGTTGGATATTTTGCAGAATTACTCATCCACCAGTTCATAATATTGAAATCATCGTTCCTCGGAACAAGGTCATCATCAAGGTACTTGTTAAGCTCTGTCGATATCTGGCTCTGCACATTAAGATGCTTGTCTGGATCTTCCAACGAGTTACGGTAAAATCCACCCACTTGAACATCACGAGTTTCACAAATTGATGTGTCGGCACTTGGCTTATCTACAGAACTACAATATTCAACAAACAGCTCCCAGATTGTATCATGTACAGCAGATATATATTTTGCTGCTTCGCTGCCAAAAGCTAGTTTTAGATGAAACTCAATAAAAGCAAATTTGAATCTTGGATAAAAAACAACAGGTACTGACAACCACACATGAATTTTGCCAgaactcatcaagtgcttcctgCATCTCCCAGACCATTCTAGAAAGTTCAGTATGATCGGTAGACGCTTGTTCTTCCAAAGTTGTCCTTGTTAGGAGAGAATGGACTCTATCCATTCAGGTCCGTTCGGTTTACCTAAAATTCGGCttgtttgacttctttttttagtcggaacagtgttttttctcacaatatttcagccagaacagtgtttttcaatcactttcagccaagtttcagcaagccgaacggagcctGAGTAGGCTTCAGCCCAAACATGTACATGGACATATATGCATAGAAGTCCATACACAAAGAGGAAAGTACACAGACACATATACATCTATATCTAACACCCCCCTCAAACTCAGGGTGGATCACGAAAACTGAGTTTGGAGAGAAAGAAACGATGTTGAGCTCTTGTCTGTGCCTTTGTGAAGAAGTCAGCCAACTGAAACTCCGAAGGCACATAGCGAAGAGTAATGATATTATCCTTCACTTGTGCCCGAGTGTAAGACGCATCAACACCGATATGCTTGGTGAGGTCATGCTTCCCCGGATCACGAGCTATGCTGATAACATCGGTACTGTCAGACAAGAGAGGAGTTGGCACAGAAACTGAAACATCAAAATCCTTAAGTAGCCAGCGCAGCCAAGTAACCTCTGCTATCGCAAGAGCCATAGCTCGCAACTCAGCCTCTGCACTCGAACGAGAAACCGCAGTCTACTTCTTTGTACATGTTTGGGCTTCTATGTACTTTTCTCTTTGTGTAAGGGCTTCTATGCATATATGCCCATGTACATCTTTGGGCTGAAGCCTAACGAATGGATAGAGTTCATTCTCTCCCAACATGGTATCAAAGCCAGAAGTCTCGAGCTCGAGTCTTGATAGATGCATCTTTTAAGTCCTCCGCTCCCTTCCTTATTTCCATGTTTGTGCCTTGTTCTGGCTGCATGTGAGTGGGAGTGTTTGTGAAGTATTAGTGAATTGCCCACCTCTTCTCAAttgcttaagcttttgggttcatttGGTTGGTGCATGAAACCTAAATGTCCTAACTATCCACAATTCATTGAAGTACATATTTGCTGTCGGACAAATAGGACCAGAAAACACTTCAACAGCATGATAAATAGCCCTTAATATCTTGCAAACCGACTCAACGGTTTCAGTTTCTTTTGCAGGTAACAACTCTTCGGAGGGAAATGTCTTCTTGAAATGCAAAAGAACTTCAAGCATGAAGTAAATTTTGTGCCACAATTTTGCATCTTCCTCATGAAATTTCAATTCCATATGTCTAGTAACTTCTATAAGCTTTTGTTGGGCTAGCGATGAGGACACATGTGCCTGGATAAATCTCTCTAGTATATCATCAGCAAGATTAAGCATGGGTTGCCCTTTCGAAACGTTAAGCACACCATCCAGACAAGCAGTATTGCGTAGCTCACCACCAATAGGAAAGCATTTCCTTTGGATGAGAAAGTCCTTCAGGTTAGATGTACACTCATCGTTTCTGATTTCACTGACACATGTCAGGCTAAAAAGCTTCCGATCAAGATTCCTAATCTCTTATAGCTTCCCATATGACATTAAATGGCCCACTTTCAGAATCTAGTACGCGAGCGTCCTTAAAATGTATTATCCTATCCAAATTAGTGGGTGATGGCTGAAATACACCAAATTTGATTATTCTCTTTTCAAGTTTCCAGTCTGAATCAATGAAATGCACTGCCAGACAGAGATACTTGACCAAGGCCTCAGATCCAAGAGTCCACAAACATGCTGATAACGAAATCCGATGGGATGAAAGAGCAATTTTCTTCTTAAGGCCAGCCTTTCTCTCCTGGAACAAAATAGTTGAAAACTCTTCAATATCAATGCTTGAAGCCATGTTAAACGCTAGATTTAGGCCCTTTGCAAAACACCTCATTTCTTCATGTTTGACAATGGAGAGGGGATAGCCATGCAAACTAATCATTCTAGTTAGCTCTTGATATGATGATTCTTGGTCAAATTTCCTGCTAACATCTGGACAAGTCTGAGCTGATGAGATATTTTGTTCAATAGGGTCCATTTTATCCCTTGGTGGTGAAGCTACAGTGTGTTGGTCCACAGGTGTTCTATCACCAGAGCTTCCCTTGTGGAACTTGCTAGCATATTCTGAAATGAGAACCATACCATTTGTTAAGGCAGGTGAAAGTTCATGTTGAAAGCAGTTGGACTGGaacaactagggatgaaaacggatccgATATAATCAGATATATACAGATACATATAGttatttttaagtttgactaaatatatacaaaaattAGTAAATCACTAATTTTTATAATGTCTAATAAGCATAATTAGATTGATTGTGGAATATACTTTTTGAAGATACAAGTGTCTATATTAATTTCTATATACCTagttaaattttaaaaagtttggTTCCTCAAGAAGTGATATGTACAATTGTTTTGGGATGGACGGAGTACACGGACTACCATGAGAATTTGTCCAAATCCACCATGTATACAGAGCAACCAAGTATCAAAAACACTAATCTTATAATGTGTAGCACTTGTATTGAataatacacacacacacacacactactactactaccatgaGGGCAATATATGGAAATGAAAAGGACTCTAAGATGAATAAGAAAACTGATGCATTCCAATTTTTTCATGGCACTGAAGTATGGATAGAAAGTTGAAACATTGTATAATAACTAAATTAGTAATTCCTTGAATCATGGTGAAACGACCCTTCCCTTGGAAAATGAACTAATATTGCTAAAACTAATTAAAATAACAGTAAAAAGTCTAGAAGTTCTAACAAAAAATCCACATAATATCCTCAATCTGTTGAACATTgagaaaataagaagaagcaaAAATATATAAAAACCATTATGCAAGTTCTACACTCTACAATTCTAGCTACTTAGATCAAATTTGGACTCTTGCTTAAGAGCTTAGTAACTAGAGCATACCATGTTGAAGGCCCGCCGCATCCTGTTGCTCCTGGCTCGGACCCAGACCATCCTTGGCTCGACATTTTCTGTAGTGCCGCCACAattgaccaccaccaccatcttTACAACTATAGCAGCACCTGCAGTAGTGGCATTCCGCCGTATTAGTCAGGCCATTTACGGTGACAGGCTTATAAATGTCCCAAATTTTAGATTTCTTATATTTGAATGTGTCAACAACAGATGGTACCCCTGCTTGCATATCATCACTGTCATTATCGTCCAAGTAGTGATCCATAACTGCATATAACAATATGTGTCATTGGTAAAATGGTAACTATTTTGAATTCTTCATTCAGTGTTAAACTCGATTATGTACCTAAAATTGCTCCACACACCATGCAAAATTGTCAATAATCTCTTCAGAAATCTGGATATATCAAACAACCAAACTCACCTACAGATAGATAGAACACCCAACCCAACTAGAAGCGGCACTTTGCATAACAAATGAGCAAAAAGTGCAGACTTTGACTACAACATCGATCGCCATGAGTAGGATAAAGGATACCTAGATCCAACCTTACCTTTGTTTTCTATTTTGTCGCACACCTGGCCGGTGGTTTGTTAAAGATTCACAATACATAGGTCGccatggtctctgataccaggttgGTATGGCGTCGGGCTTTACTCCGGAGGAAGTACGGAGGAGATCGATGGATGTGAGAGCGTGCAAGGATCCGGCAGGGAGGAGCCAGTGATTGCTGGCAATGGATGACGATGAACAGGGAAAGGACGCTGGGCGCCCAAGGGTGACTTGTagttgttagttgatctccaccaataggcccaacggcctattgggcccttgcctctgctccctgatcgggggagcccaaccctaactggttggtggacCCCTAGTCACACAGCACATACAAATAGAGAAGGTGGGGATCGGGGCTCAGGGCTACGAGGTTCATTGGAGCCGCCACACTCACCTAaagaaaaccctaatccgatctaaaggcCAGTGCTGCTAGCGACGGGATGTGCctggccaccgccgtcgcccctgCAAGATCACTACCATACCACTACAGGTCACCATAGCTGCCACTAGGGTCTACATCGAGCCACTGGTGATCGTCTCCACGGCGATGGACGCCTACTACACCGACGGACATTGGCGTCTACCCACTGAGGTGCATCAATAGAGAAGACGAGGATGCTTACCCGATCCTACGGTCATAGAAAGGTACTCATCGATCCTAACATTGGTACCTAGAGCTAGGTTActagtgtgtaaccctaaccctaatcgggtaaaagaagaaagaacagaTCCGTGTTCAGATCAGAGAAGAAGTAAAGAAAGAGGATTAGGATctcaagaaccctaaccctaacccgcgcagaaagctcggggaagaagagaaaagaaccaAACGGATCTAGTTCGGATCtgaggaaagaagaaaagaaaagttccgaaccctaaccctaacttgggTGGAGGGGAAGAACAGTGAACCCATTTCGGATGAACTAACCCAGCGCAAatagctcggggaagaagaaaaggaagggCCCTCGGCAAGTCCGTCAGCACTCGAACCCTAACCCATGAGAGGATTCGGATGAAAccctgaaaagaaaagaaatccaaatcggttcaatccgagcaccaaaaagaaaaacaaagaaagagGGGTTTGGCCTAGACCCGCTCAAATCCGAAGGGGAAAAAGAAAGGAACCCTAGATCCGATTGGGGAAGAAGAGAAAAAGAAGGgtcagaaccctaaccctaaccctagtttcccattcggatgaactcgaaaagaaaaggaagaacaacAAATACAAATCCGAAGGGGGAAGGGGTGGATCTACCTCGCCGTGCATCGGGATGTCCCTTCGCTGATGTGGGAGAAGAAGAGCCGAGCCGGCCCTTCACCAgcgcgggagaagaagaccgAGCCAGGCTTGGCAAAGGGGtcaccgcggccaggccgctcgacggcgacgcgctcacccgctggggagcgcgcacaccGGACGAGGGGGCCGACGGCGGTGCCATGGATGCCTTCGCTCGCTCTCGCTCGCTCGATTGTGCTCGGctacgaagagagagagagggccggAGCAAATGACCTAGGGTTTCCATCCG encodes:
- the LOC136476387 gene encoding nuclear transcription factor Y subunit C-4-like — its product is MEPSSQPQPVMGVRSQPYPAAAADYEPPTMVPGAPAVPPGSQPAAPFPNPAQLSAQHQMVYQQAQQFHQQLQQQQQQQLREFWTTQMDDIEQTTDFKNHTLPLARIKKIMKADEDVRMISAEAPVVFAKACEVFILELTLRSWMHTEENKRRTLQKNDIAAAITRTDIYDFLVDIIPRDEMKEEGLGLPRVGLPPAMGAPADHNSYPYYYVPAQQVPGAGMMYGGGQQGHLMTYMWQKPQGQEEQPPEEQQQQSP